A genomic stretch from Penicillium digitatum chromosome 4, complete sequence includes:
- a CDS encoding Chaperone/heat shock protein Hsp12, putative, which yields MSDAARKDFTTKAKEELTPDSTKSTQDKIKETATDTTDRATRGLQTDDSKGVGQEAFDKTQRASDNHGHGGATGSIGDKVKGALGLGGN from the exons ATGTCTGACGCCGCTCGCAAGGATTTTACCACCA AGGCCAAGGAGGAGCTCACTCCTGACTCCACCAAGTCCACCCAGgacaagatcaaggagacTGCCACCGACACCACTGACCGTGCTACCCGTGGTTTGCAGACCGATGATAGCAAGGGTGTTGGCCAGGAGGCTTTCGACAAGACCCAGCGTGCCAGTGACAACCATGGCCACGGTGGTGCCACCGGTTCCAT TGGCGACAAGGTCAAGGGTGCTCTCGGCCTCGGCGGGAACTAA
- a CDS encoding HAUS augmin-like complex subunit 1, protein MDSPLVSPAKARQAAIQAKDWAYVNSWLNRQYAPKPVPKFERNEDTLRVLLTLAAANDAADEESTLQHCAREDAIDAYKTREEFERKDPHEQQKNQLLDDVEMCLDDIGKRDLEDLADSAAALGNTLNPTPGDLGQSIVELTVEEFEAQEQVAKIDTLHQYLQRELARLQTELDELRTDVAYETPSDTQSLTLEWTRGTKTLAIKVGEYQDRIASLEKVQPRGPTIEELIAEEENVLRMRETVKALQGRVRAFYDLPKDTPGARTKYKELERELGQLKRQRDSLVESISERY, encoded by the coding sequence ATGGATAGTCCACTCGTTTCACCAGCTAAGGCCCGCCAGGCTGCTATCCAAGCTAAAGATTGGGCGTACGTGAACTCCTGGCTCAATCGACAATACGCGCCCAAACCGGTCCCCAAGTTCGAGCGCAATGAAGATACCCTCCGCGTCCTCCTGACCCTAGCTGCAGCCAACGATGCTGCAGATGAAGAATCCACTCTACAACATTGTGCGCGCGAAGATGCCATTGATGCATACAAAACACGGGAAGAGTTCGAACGCAAAGATCCCCACGAACAACAGAAGAACCaacttcttgatgacgtCGAGATGTGTTTGGATGATATAGGGAAACGCGACCTAGAGGACCTCGCTGACTCCGCCGCAGCTCTGGGCAATACCTTAAATCCGACCCCGGGAGATCTGGGGCAGTCGATTGTGGAGCTCACGGTGGAGGAGTTCGAGGCCCAGGAACAAGTTGCCAAAATCGACACATTACATCAGTACCTTCAGCGAGAACTGGCACGGCTACAGACGGAGCTGGACGAATTGAGGACCGATGTGGCGTATGAGACACCTTCTGATACACAAAGCTTGACGTTAGAGTGGACACGCGGCACGAAGACACTTGCGATCAAGGTCGGGGAGTACCAAGATCGCATTGCATCACTAGAAAAGGTCCAGCCCCGGGGACCGACTATTGAGGAGCTGATAGCGGAGGAAGAAAACGTTCTCAGAATGCGGGAGACGGTGAAGGCCCTGCAAGGCCGTGTAAGGGCGTTCTACGATCTTCCCAAGGATACCCCAGGGGCACGGACAAAGTATAAAGAACTAGAGCGTGAGCTTGGACAGCTTAAGCGACAACGAGATTCACTCGTTGAAAGTATAAgcgagcggtattaa
- a CDS encoding Zinc finger, C6HC-type: MDSDDEFMSDVSSQDDFLGTQGSDDESLGEDFDDLDAGFSDDKDLIQHKKKPYEVEYKVLNPPDIDHEQLGQVNEVCAILGLPPESVAILLRFGRWNKEKLIESYMEHPEETLEEAGLGQNFEGTPQTECVPGFMCDICCEDDDDLETYAMRCGHRFCVDCYRHYLGQKIKDEGEASRIQCPGDGCNRIVDSKSLDLLVTRELQGRYRELLTRTYVDDKDNLKWCPAPNCQYAIDCGVKNRDLRRIVPTVRCLCKHEFCFGCSLSDHQPAPCTLVKMWLQKCEDDSETANWISANTKECTKCNSTIEKNGGCNHMTCRKCKYEFCWMCMGLWSEHGTSWYNCNRYEEKSGADARNAQAKSRSSLERYLHYYNRYANHEQSAKLDKDLYLKTEKKMTSLQSQSGLSWIEVQFLDTASQALQQCRQTLKWTYAFAFYLARNNLTEIFEDNQKDLEMAVESLSEMFEKPVAELAGLKVDILDKTAYCNKRRVILLSDTAENLKNGEWSFNIEW, from the exons ATGGACTCTGACGATGAGTTCATGAGTGATGTCTCCAGCCAAGATGATTTCTTGGGTACCCAGGGCTCTGATGACGAGAGCTTGGGTGAAG ACTTCGATGACCTCGACGCCGGGTTTTCGGACGATAAGGATCTCATCCAACATAAAAAGAAGCCCTATGAAGTTGAGTACAAGGTTCTCAACCCTCCAGATATCGATCATGAACAGCTTGGCCAGGTCAACGAGGTTTGCGCCATCCTTGGGCTACCGCCTGAGTCCGTGGCGATCTTGTTGCGGTTCGGGCGGTGGAACAAAGAAAAGTTGATCGAGTCATATATGGAGCATCCGGAGGAGACGCTGGAGGAGGCTGGTCTCGGGCAGAACTTTGAAGGGACTCCACAGACCGAGTGTGTCCCGGGCTTCATGTGCGACATCTGCtgcgaggatgatgatgacctCGAGACGTATGCCATGCGATGTGGTCACCGATTTTGTGTTGATTGCTATCGGCACTACTTGGGGCAGAAAATCAAGGATGAAGGAGAGGCCAGCCGAATCCAGTGTCCAGGCGATGGCTGTAATCGCATCGTGGACTCCAAGTCGTTGGATCTGCTTGTGACAAGGGAGCTTCAAGGAAG ATATCGCGAACTTCTTACTCGGACCTACGTTGACGATAAAGATAACCTAAAATGGTGTCCAGCACCAAACTGTCAATACGCCATTGACTGTGGGGTAAAGAACCGAGACCTTCGTCGCATCGTTCCCACAGTGCGATGTTTGTGTAAGCACGAATTCTGCTTCGGCTGTTCCCTCAGCGACCACCAGCCCGCGCCCTGCACGCTGGTCAAGATGTGGCTACAGAAATGTGAGGATGACTCCGAGACGGCCAACTGGATCTCGGCAAATACGAAAGAGTGTACTAAGTGTAACTCGACGATCGAAAAGAACGGCGGCTGTAACCACATGACTTGCCGCAAGTGCAAGTATGAGTTCTGCTGGATGTGCATGGGCCTCTGGTCCGAGCATGGCACAAGCTGGTATAACTGCAACCGGTACGAGGAAAAGTCAGGCGCCGACGCGCGCAATGCTCAAGCCAAATCGCGTTCCTCCTTGGAACGCTACCTGCATTACTATAATCGATATGCGAATCATGAGCAGTCTGCCAAGCTCGACAAGGACTTGTACCTGAAgacggagaagaagatgactaGTCTTCAGTCGCAGTCTGGCCTATCCTGGATTGAGGTGCAGTTCTTGGATACCGCGTCGCAAGCCCTACAGCAATGCCGCCAGACCTTGAAGTGGACTTATGCGTTTGCATTTTACCTTGCTCGCAACAATTTGACTGAGATCTTTGAGGATAACCAGAAGGATTTGGAGATGGCCGTTGAGAGTCTCAGCGAGATGTTTGAGAAGCCGGTTGCCGAATTGGCCGGACTCAAGGTTGACATTCTGGACAAGACTGCGTATTGCAACAAGCGCCGGGTGATTCTATTGAGTGACACTGCCGAGAACCTGAAGAATG gagagtgGTCGTTTAACATTGAGTGGTGA
- a CDS encoding AAA family ATPase, putative — protein MMRPRPASSLQKTYDECYLACSTAVYFEGQNNEEEALRSWRSALETIYHHNARRVPPNYTPKSETERALQDSIRALEVQCRERVDLLGALQASRKESTEANGSKAYGSKESATLFKGKSIPSIPPPSSSNTPGWIGDGTIPAVGYTDLSKPAAIPGRPMLSTKQSYDLPPIYDDAGPATLSAAGTPALRVHSNSSGKTRSRGSSPERRKPMLTTLRSSDGKNNGKKVKAASKKKDSRPAASTAAGLAWGSIYRSASGDKPVRVAALASSRQSAAHDVSFRREAEPRSSTGDERPQPRIRVSRDHVSGERIPAAHWREPPRSSPKRSSPRPSIQSPSPLPPRGPPPPPESPKIQHAPNSMSMPNPADFAPPPRPSIKPKPVALRSSQPTSHPMQATKSENSSRSLTPRLDQEVDPSNNVPRITSAPRPPRIDETARASPSSAIGDDLHRGVDRLAISQGNSESAIRRKAPPVNRQETPTPLSSDPDSSDQRTAASDAEDEDDEEDSEISKIMEKLPRGVDPQSAKQILNDIVVRGDEVHWDDIAGLEGAKKALKEAVVYPFLRPDLFSGLREPARGMLLFGPPGTGKTMLARAVATESKSTFFSISASSLTSKWHGESEKLVRALFGLAKALAPSIIFVDEIDSLLSARSSGSEHEASRRSKTEFLVQWSDLQRAAAGREQTNREKKEGDASRVLVLAATNMPWDIDEAARRRFVRRQYIPLPEHHVREQQIRKLISHQHHELSDADIQVLVQVTEGFSGSDITALAKDAAMGPLRNLGEALLHTPMDQIRAIIFQDFEASLYSIRPSVSHDGLRKYEDWAREFGERGG, from the exons ATGATGCGCCCACGGCCTGCGTCTTCCTTGCAGAAGACGTACGACGAGTGCTATCTCGCGTGCTCCACCGCCGTGTACTTTGAGGGCCAG AACAACGAAGAGGAAGCATTGCGGTCCTGGCGATCTGCCCTTGAGACCATTTACCATCACAATGCCCGTCGTGTACCCCCAAATTATACCCCGAAATCTGAAACCGAGAGGGCCTTGCAGGACTCCATCCGGGCGCTAGAGGTTCAATGCCGAGAACGGGTCGACCTACTAGGCGCTCTCCAAGCAAGCAGGAAGGAATCCACCGAGGCGAACGGAAGCAAAGCATATGGTAGTAAAGAGAGCGCCACTCTTTTCAAGGGCAAGTCAATCCCTAGCATACCGCCGCCATCGTCTTCCAACACTCCTGGCTGGATCGGAGATGGAACAATCCCTGCCGTGGGATACACCGACCTGTCCAAACCGGCCGCCATACCCGGTCGACCTATGCTGTCTACGAAACAAAGTTATGATTTACCGCCAATTTACGACGATGCTGGTCCAGCGACTCTTTCAGCGGCTGGTACGCCCGCACTGCGTGTGCACTCGAACTCTTCGGGCAAAACAAGATCGCGTGGCTCCAGCCCCGAGCGCCGGAAACCCATGTTGACAACTCTACGCAGCAGTGACGGCAAGAACAATGGTAAGAAAGTCAAAGCTGCatcaaagaagaaggatTCGAGACCTGCTGCCTCCACGGCTGCAGGCCTAGCATGGGGTAGCATCTATCGCTCTGCATCGGGTGACAAGCCTGTGCGCGTTGCAGCTCTGGCCTCATCCCGACAAAGCGCCGCTCACGATGTCAGTTTTCGCCGAGAGGCAGAACCAAGATCTAGTACTGGAGACGAGCGCCCGCAGCCGAGAATTCGTGTTTCCCGAGACCATGTATCCGGGGAGCGAATTCCTGCCGCCCACTGGCGAGAGCCTCCTCGGTCGTCTCCAAAGAGATCCTCGCCCAGACCGTCTATTCAGTCGCCTAGTCCACTGCCGCCGCGGGggcctccacctccacctgAAAGCCCTAAAATACAACATGCTCCTAATTCAATGTCAATGCCGAACCCGGCCGACTTTGCACCGCCACCTAGACCATCCATAAAACCTAAGCCTGTGGCCTTGCGATCTTCCCAACCAACGAGCCACCCAATGCAAGCCACAAAGTCCGAGAATTCTTCGCGGAGTCTGACGCCTCGGCTTGACCAGGAAGTAGATCCTTCCAACAACGTGCCACGGATAACATCTGCGCCTAGACCCCCAAGAATTGACGAAACGGCCCGCGCCTCTCCATCATCCGCTATCGGTGACGATTTACATCGCGGTGTCGACCGTCTGGCTATATCTCAAGGAAATAGCGAAAGTGCAATACGGCGAAAAGCTCCACCAGTCAACCGGCAAGAGACCCCAACACCATTATCAAGCGACCCAGACTCTTCAGATCAGCGGACCGCAGCAAGCGACGCAGaggacgaagatgatgaagaagacagTGAAATCTCGAAAATTATGGAAAAATTGCCCAGGGGTGTGGATCCCCAATCAGCAAAGCAAATTCTGAACGACATCGTAGTGCGCGGTGACGAAGTACATTGGGATGACATAGCAGGCTTAGAAGGAGCTAAAAAGGCTCTCAAAGAAGCCGTCGTCTACCCATTCCTCCGCCCAGATCTCTTCTCTGGTCTCCGCGAACCGGCTCGCGGAATGCTCCTCTTCGGCCCCCCAGGTACGGGCAAAACCATGCTCGCACGAGCAGTAGCCACAGAATCAAAATCAACCTTCTTCTCTATCTCTGCCTCAAGTTTAACATCCAAATGGCACGGCGAAAGCGAGAAGCTCGTACGCGCCCTCTTCGGGCTAGCCAAAGCTCTTGCTCCAtccatcatcttcgtcgacgAAATTGATTCCCTTCTCTCTGCCCGATCGTCCGGTTCAGAGCACGAGGCCTCCCGTCGCTCCAAGACTGAATTTCTGGTTCAATGGTCTGATCTGCAGCGCGCAGCTGCAGGCCGTGAACAAACAAACCGCGAGAAAAAGGAAGGCGATGCTAGTCGTGTACTCGTCTTAGCGGCTACCAATATGCCATGGGATATCGATGAGGCTGCACGTCGTCGCTTCGTCCGCCGCCAGTATATTCCCTTGCCCGAACATCATGTCCGCGAGCAGCAAATCCGCAAGCTTATCAGTCACCAGCACCACGAGCTGAGCGATGCTGATATCCAGGTCCTGGTACAGGTGACAGAAG GCTTCTCCGGTTCAGATATCACAGCCCTCGCCAAAGATGCGGCTATGGGCCCCCTGCGCAATCTGGGTGAGGCCCTCCTACATACACCCATGGACCAGATCCGTGCCATTATCTTCCAGGACTTCGAAGCCAGTTTGTATTCCATTCGGCCTAGTGTATCCCACGACGGACTTCGGAAATATGAAGATTGGGCGAGAGAATTCGGCGAGCGAGGCGGATAG
- a CDS encoding Golgi transport complex subunit Cog6, putative — MTSYFPPSGSANNGANTPTVSSPFSPPLQRPTALTNRLTTVLSASYADSDIRDSLETLSMRGIQNTAETRRQLRLDVQKEVVDCNAEIVKDFGKVAEQLRRIGSVVSALNQTCDEMRKRINLAKQDTTPVLEEASALMTQKKETETKQQLLEAVSKHFVVPEEDLLVLTSAEEPVDERFFDVLARVKQVHHDCEVLLGGENQRLGLEVMELSTRNLNSAYQKLYRWVQKEFRSLNLEDPRISSTIRRALRVLAERPSLFHSCLDFFAEARDYVLSDAFHYALTDAVSGANGPGAGDHTVKPIEFSAHDPLRYIGDMLAWVHSTTVSEREALEALFVDDGDELARGIEAGMSSEPWSRIDEDQEVAYDGQKALSDLVNRDLTGVSRSLRQRVELVIQSHEDPVTCYKVVNLLSFYRTTFTKLVGVQSHLVDLIQSLEKFTLGHFETLMRDQTSALAGDNVALTPPADLSPPQFFLDALEGLEVLMKTYEASVGPEDSSPDANTENPFTSVLRAAFDPFLALARSSSDELQTTTAQSIYRANLLLAARAAVSPFPFASSTHIPPISSALSTLRSDLLGTQHQFLLETSGLETLLKALEPFSDTTEDKTEKPHLADLASLPAFQPRSLITSSQQLDDFLPSALMDATDNLKRIQSLSLIQSITEDAVEAFCRDFEFVEGMIIAADEARGTVHVAFGTRSSVSGQSGNSDGKIEEGEDEKWSLRSLFPRTTGEIRVLLS, encoded by the exons ATGACTAGCTACTTTCCACCGAGTGGCAGTGCCAATAATGGCGCCAATACGCCGACCGTATCGTCTCCATTCTCCCCGCCGTTGCAGCGCCCGACCGCCCTCACCAATCGGTTGACAACGGTTCTGTCGGCATCGTATGCGGACTCGGACATTCGGGACTCCCTCGAGACTTTGAGCATGAGGGGCATTCAAAACACTGCAGAGACACGCCGGCAACTACGACTAGATGTGCAAAAGGAAGTTGTCGATTGCAATGCGGAGATTGTCAAGGACTTTGGGAAGGTCGCAGAG CAATTGAGACGGATCGGATCGGTAGTGTCAGCACTGAATCAGACTTGTGACGAAATGCGCAAACGAATCAACCTCGCAAAGCAGGATACCACGCCGGTACTCGAGGAGGCCAGCGCCCTGATGacacagaagaaagagaCCGAGACCAAACAACAGCTGTTGGAAGCCGTTTCGAAACATTTCGTGGTTCCGGAAGAGGATTTGTTGGTTCTGACCTCGGCTGAGGAGCCGGTTGACGAGCGGTTCTTTGACGTGCTAGCTCGTGTCAAGCAAGTCCACCACGATTGCGAAGTCTTGCTCGGCGGCGAGAATCAGCGACTGGGCCTGGAGGTTATGGAATTGAGCACCCGGAACCTCAATTCAGCATATCAGAAACTATACCGATGGGTTCAGAAGGAATTCAGGTCCCTGAACCTAGAGGACCCTCGCATCAGCAGTACGATTCGCCGCGCTCTACGGGTGCTGGCAGAACGCCCGAGTCTATTCCACAGCTGCTTGGATTTTTTTGCGGAGGCACGAGACTATGTACTATCCGATGCTTTCCACTATGCACTGACTGACGCTGTTTCGGGGGCCAATGGGCCCGGTGCCGGTGATCACACTGTCAAACCGATTGAGTTCTCGGCGCATGACCCACTTCGATACATTGGTGACATGCTTGCGTGGGTACACTCTACAACCGTCTCAGAACGGGAAGCTCTCGAGGCGCTATTTGTTGATGACGGGGACGAACTCGCTCGGGGGATTGAGGCTGGCATGAGTAGCGAGCCCTGGTCGCGCATCGACGAGGACCAGGAAGTTGCTTATGATGGCCAAAAGGCACTCAGTGACTTGGTCAACCGCGATCTCACTGGAGTATCTCGATCACTGCGGCAGAGAGTAGAGCTCGTCATTCAGAGCCACGAGGACCCTGTCACTTGTTACAAGGTGGTAAACCTGTTGTCTTTCTATCGTACAACCTTCACCAAACTAGTCGGTGTACAATCGCACTTGGTGGACCTGATCCAGAGCTTGGAAAAGTTCACTCTTGGCCACTTTGAAACTCTGATGCGCGACCAGACCAGTGCCTTGGCCGGCGACAATGTTGCCCTGACTCCACCAGCCGACCTGTCTCCCCCACAGTTCTTTTTAGATGCATTGGAAGGCCTGGAAGTACTCATGAAGACATATGAGGCTTCTGTCGGACCTGAAGATTCATCTCCAGATGCAAACACCGAGAACCCATTTACTTCTGTCCTCCGAGCCGCCTTTGATCCATTCTTGGCACTAGCCCGGTCCTCATCTGATGAATTACAGACCACCACAGCGCAGTCCATCTACCGCGCCAATCTTCTCCTTGCAGCCCGCGCAGCTGTGTCACCATTCCCCTTCGCCAGCTCTACACACATACCTCCCATTTCTTCAGCCTTATCAACCTTACGCAGTGATCTTCTCGGCACCCAACACCAATTCCTCCTCGAGACCTCTGGCCTAGAGACGCTTTTAAAGGCCCTAGAGCCCTTCTCAGATACCACCGAAGACAAGACGGAGAAGCCCCATCTAGCCGACCTGGCCAGTCTCCCGGCTTTCCAACCAAGATCCTTAATTACATCCAGCCAACAGCTCGACGACTTCCTCCCATCTGCGCTTATGGACGCAACCGATAACCTAAAGCGTATCCAAAGTCTCTCCCTTATTCAGAGCATCACCGAGGATGCTGTTGAAGCCTTCTGCCGTGATTTCGAGTTTGTCGAAGGCATGATCATAGCCGCCGACGAGGCGCGAGGAACTGTGCATGTGGCCTTTGGAACCAGGAGCAGTGTTAGTGGCCAGAGTGGTAACTCCGATGGCAAGATAGAAGAGGGCGAGGACGAAAAATGGAGTTTGAGATCCTTGTTCCCTCGAACAACAGGGGAGATAAGAGTGTTGTTGAGTTAA
- a CDS encoding Mitochondrial substrate/solute carrier, with protein MAAPDQIPGEEFDYEALPSNYGLSRNMLAGAFAGVAEHSVMYPVDLLKTRMQILTPSTGGLYTGLTNAVSTIYRVEGWRTLWKGVSSVIVGAGPAHAVYFGTYEIVKEMAGGNVDDGHHPLAAAMSGAAATIASDALMNPFDVMKQRMQVHGSVHKTLAQCAKTVYRTEGLQAFYVSYPTTLCMTVPFTATQFVAYESISKIMNPKNEYDPFTHCIAGGLAGAFAAGLTTPLDVVKTLLQTRGLAESEEVRSAKGLFNAAAIIKRRFGWSGFLRGMRPRIISTMPSTAICWTSYEMAKAYFKKHLD; from the exons ATGGCGGCTCCCGATCAGATACCCGGAGAGGAATTCGA CTATGAAGCCCTTCCTTCCAACTATGGCCTCAGCCGGAATATGCTTGCTGGTGCGTTTGCGGGGGTAGCG GAACACTCCGTGATGTACCCGGTTGACTTGCTCAAG ACTCGCATGCAAATCTTGACCCCTTCAACTGGTGGTCTCTACACCGGATTGACCAACGCGGTCTCTACTATCTATCGAGTTGAGGGGTGGCGGACACTATGGAAGGGAGTCTCGAGTGTGATTGTCGGCGCAG GTCCCGCCCACGCAGTCTACTTCGGTACATATGAGATCGTGAAGGAAATGGCTGGTGGTAATGTTGACGATGGACATCACCCCTTGGCTGCCG CTATGAGTGGAGCAGCCGCGACCATTGCAAGCGATGCGCTGATGAACCCATTTGATG TGATGAAGCAACGTATGCAAGTCCACGGATCAGTTCACAAGACCCTGGCGCAGTGCGCCAAGACCGTTTACCGCACCGAAGGCCTCCAAGCCTTCTACGTCTCCTACCCTACGACACTTTGCATGACCGTGCCCTTCACGGCCACTCAATTTGTGGCCTACGAGTCGATCTCGAAGATTATGAACCCCAAGAATGAATATGACCCCTTCACCCACTGCATCGCAGGTGGTCTGGCCGGTGCCTTCGCAGCTGGTCTTACCACTCCCCTTGACGTTGTGAAGACGCTCCTTCAGACCCGTGGCCTCGCAGAGAGCGAAGAGGTGCGGTCTGCAAAGGGTCTGTTCAACGCCGCTGCCATCATCAAGCGCCGATTCGGCTGGTCTGGCTTCCTGCGTGGCATGCGCCCTCGGATAATTTCCACCATGCCGAGCACTGCAATTTGCTG GACATCATATGAGATGGCTAAGGCATACTTCAAGAAGCACCTCGACTGA
- a CDS encoding MIF4-like, type 1/2/3, whose amino-acid sequence MAPKQKAGQKPKSNAAEEVEETFQAVVLADTFETRFEPFTRDKPRCLLPLANTPLIEYTLEFLANAGVEEVFLYAGAHSDQLEKYINASKWRALSSPFKQFTFLKSTSTSVGDVMRDLDGKHLITGDFIVVSGDVISNLPIEGALAEHRARRALDKNAIMTMVLREAGLQHRTKSTSVSPVFVIDPTKDRCLHYEEIDRHPDDDKVARLNIDAEIILKNPELDIRQDLIDCSIDICTPDVLSLWSDSFDYQSPRKHYLFGVLKDYELNGKTLHTYIIKDHYAARVRNLKAYDSISKDILSRWTYPLCPDTNLLPGHTYTLRKGSMYQETGVTLARSCVIGRRTVIGKGTSIGDRAEVHNSVLGRNCKIGRNVKLDGAYIWDDVVIGDNTDVRGAIIADGVVIGKNCAVAAGALLSYGVKIADNVWVESGKRITKTRNDGGVGKNDPAVVGEGGEGYEFIHGEEEEDEDDDMSVASSGLVYRMPNLSLSSASISTLSSEVSNTSWARSERSSFSADEDADNFHHDASVSLFDSLREGVAADVVQLELVTLRMSANASDNQVRRAIVTSFMKHIQQLMEGGKGAGPAVNEVFTAYKEVIERTLFDRSKEQKKDQVDLLLSLQQDLIHRNKGDTVLLFTAKSLYELDLIEEEAYEQWWNDERSSNSEEMRTVRSQTQQFVDWLAEAEEESSEEESEEESDDE is encoded by the exons ATGGCTCCCAAGCAGAAAGCTGGGCAAAAGCCGAAGTCCAATGCGGCAGAGGAGGTTGAAGAGACGTTCCAAGCTGTC GTGCTTGCAGATACCTTCGAGACGAGATTTGAGCCGTTTACCCGTGACAAGCCTCGT TGCCTTTTGCCTCTTGCAAATACTCCCTTAATCGAATACACCCTGGAGTTTCTGGCCAATGCCGGTGTAGAGGAGGTTTTCCTATACGCAGGAGCGCACTCGGATCAGCTTGAGAAATATATCAA TGCGTCGAAATGGAGGGCCCTGTCTTCTCCATTCAAGCAATTTACCTTCCTCAAGTCGACTTCTACCTCTGTCGGTGACGTTATGCGCGATTTGGACGGCAAGCACCTTATTACTGGAGACTTCATTGTCGTGAGCGGTGACGTGATCAGCAACCTGCCTATTGAGGGTGCATTGGCCGAGCACCGGGCCCGCCGGGCACTTGACAAGAATGCGATCATGACCATGGTTCTCAGGGAAGCTGGCCTGCAGCACAGGACCAAGTCCACCTCAGTTTCGCCGGTTTTCGTCATTGACCCTACGAAGGACCGCTGTCTCCACTACGAGGAAATCGATCGCCATCCAGATGATGATAAAGTGGCTCGTCTGAATATTGACGCCGAAATCATTCTTAAAAACCCCGAACTGGATATCCGCCAAGACTTGATCGACTGCAGCATCGACATATGCACCCCGGACGTACTGAGCTTATGGTCGGATAGTTTCGATTACCAATCGCCCCGGAAACACTACCTGTTCGGTGTTTTGAAGGACTATGAGCTGAACGGCAAGACTTTGCACACATACATCATCAAGGACCACTACGCTGCGCGCGTGCGCAATCTGAAAGCCTACGATTCGATAAGCAAGGATATTCTCTCGCGCTGGACATACCCCCTGTGCCCAGATACGAATTTACTCCCTGGCCACACCTACACACTTCGTAAGGGCAGCATGTACCAGGAAACCGGGGTGACCCTGGCACGCTCTTGCGTCATTGGACGCCGCACAGTCATCGGGAAAGGCACTAGCATTGGAGACCGCGCAGAAGTCCACAACTCCGTGCTCGGTCGAAACTGTAAAATCGGCCGCAATGTCAAGCTGGATGGTGCCTACATTTGGGACGATGTCGTGATCGGCGATAACACAGACGTCCGCGGGGCGATTATCGCCGATGGTGTGGTTATCGGCAAGAATTGTGCCGTTGCAGCGGGTGCGCTTCTCTCCTATGGGGTGAAAATTGCGGACAACGTCTGGGTGGAGAGTGGGAAACGTATCACGAAAACTCGAAACGACGGCGGCGTAGGCAAGAACGATCCCGCAGTCGTTggtgaaggaggcgaagGCTATGAGTTTATTCAcggcgaggaagaggaagatgaagatgacgacATGAGCGTAGCCTCATCGGGACTTG TGTACCGCATGCCTAATCTGTCGCTTTCTTCCGCCTCCATTTCCACACTGTCATCTGAGGTCTCGAACACCTCTTGGGCACGATCTGAGCGGAGCAGTTTCtctgccgatgaagatgcAGACAACTTCCACCACGACGCATCCGTCAGCTTGTTCGACAGTCTACGTGAAGGCGTCGCAGCTGACGTGGTGCAGCTTGAGCTGGTTACGCTACGTATGAGCGCCAATGCCTCAGATAACCAGGTCCGTCGCGCTATCGTGACATCGTTCATGAAGCATATCCAGCAGCTCATGGAGGGTGGCAAGGGTGCCGGACCAGCAGTCAATGAGGTTTTCACTGCATACAAGGAGGTCATCGAGCGCACTCTATTCGATCGCAGCAAGGAGCAGAAGAAGGACCAGGTTGATCTACTGCTCTCCCTCCAACAGGATCTTATTCATCGAAATAAGGGTGATACTGTCCTTCTCTTTACTGCCAAGTCTCTGTATGAACTTGACCTGATTGAGGAGGAAGCTTATGAACAGTGGTGGAATGATGAGCGCTCTAGTAACTCCGAGGAAATGCGGACTGTCCGCAGCCAGACCCAGCAATTTGTTGATTGGCTCGCCGAGGCAGAGGAGGAGAGCAGCGAGGAAGAATCAGAGGAGGAAAGTGATGATGAGTAG